The DNA window CCGTGTGCACCTGGCGCAGTTTTCTGGATGCGGACGGCAACCCGATTCACCTGCATCATATCGATAAGCTGGTGCTGGCGTTGGTGCGTATTCACCCCGTGCTGCGCCTGCGCGATGCGCGCTTTGTCCGCCGCTTGCGGCCGAACCGCCTGGCCAACAATCAGCCCGATCAGGCCGCGCTGGCGCAGCAGTTGGAGCAATTGACGCGCGAACTGGTGCGCAATCCGCAAAAACTGACCAACAATGAATTGCGCCAGGGATTGGCGGCGATGCAGCAACTGCTGGAGCACTATTTTGCCGAGCATGGTTCCCAGGTGGCGCGCACCCGGCGGCGCCAACCGGAGGAACAGCAGGCCTGGCGTGCGCTGGACGGCCTTAACCGTATGGCGGCGGAGCCCAACAGCCGAAGCATGCGTTTGATCCTGCTGGGTATGTTCTCCACCCTGTTGCAGGCCAAAGGCGACGTCACGCTCGATCCCCATGCGCGCCCGCTGCTGCTGGTGGAGGATCCGGAAACTCGCCTGCACCCGATTATGCTGTCGGTCGCCTGGGGGTTGCTTGATCAACTGCCCTTGCAGCGCATCACCACCACCAATTCCAGCCAGTTGGTGTCGCTGGCGCCGATTGAGCACGTTTGCCGGCTGGTGCGCGGCTCCGGGCGGGTGGCGACCTATCGCCTGGGCGCGCGCGGCCTGGGGGCGGAGGACGGCCGCCGCATTGCCTTCCATATCCGGTTCAACCGGCCTTCATCGCTGTTTGCCCGCTGCTGGTTGCTGGTGGAGGGGGAAACCGAAGTTTGGTTGTTGAACGAATTGGCGCGCCAGTGCGGCTACCATTTCGAATCGGAAGGCGTGCGGGTGATTGAATTCGCCCAGTGCGGGCTGAAGCCGCTGCTGAAGTTCGCGCGCCGGATGGGGATCGAATGGCACGCCCTGGTGGACGGCGATGAGGCCGGTAAAAAATACGCCAATACCGTGCGCGGCCTGCTGGACAACCACGTTGATATTGAACGCGATCGCCTGACTGCGCTACCGGCGATGGACATGGAGCAGTTCATGTACAAAGAAGGGTTCAGCGCGGTGTATCACCGTGTGGCGGCGGTGCCGGCCAATGCCCAGATGCCGCTGCGCAAAGTGATCCAAAAGGCGGTGCATCACTCCTCAAAACCCGATTTAGCGATTGAAGTGGCGATGCAGGCCGGTGAGTGGGGCACCGATTCGGTGCCGCCGTTGCTGAAAAAGATGTTTTCGCGCGTGATCTGGCTGGCACGCGGGCGGGCTGATTAGCCGGCCCATTCACGGCCGGAATCTGATTGACGCGCGTGCCAGCGAGGAAATAAAATGCCAGTCATACTGCGGCTGGCATTGTTAACCTGGCAGTGCCGTGGTGAACTGCCGGATGCGTTTTAGGCAATCGCCTCATTTTCCAGTGGCACGATAAGGCTTGCATGGTTTCCTTTGGGCCCTTGGTGCACGTCAAACCGGACCTGCTGGCCCGCCTTCAACGTCCTGTAACCATCCATCTTAATCGTTGAGTAATGGGCAAAGATATCTTCGCCGCCCCCTTCGGGGCAGATAAAACCAAAACCTTTGGCGTTGTTGAACCATTTTACAGTACCCGTCTCCATGCTTTTACATCCCTCGCAATGCTATTTTAAGTGAGATGAATAACTGATTCCTGGTGAGCCTTCGTTGGTTAAAAGACCAGCAGCTCACAAAATTACACTCTAGAGCAAATGATCATCACGTCAAGGGGATGGCTTTTGTCCGCCACAGGCAGTTCATCAAAGTTTGAAGCGGGTAACGCTATTGGCCGTTTTTAGCGCAAATACTGGCCGTTTTTGCCGGGGAGCGCGCATTGGGCAATACGGCAGGATGTGGCTGAAGATGTTAAAATGAACTTAGGCTGGGCGCTGCCATAATACACACTGTGTGATCGGCATCGTTTAGCGCCTTTTTTTGCGCGCAGCCGAATGTTCCCGTTTGAATAACCCGTATGTGACCCCATATCAGGGTACAGAAGAGAAGATAAGCAGCGATGGGCAATAACAACGATTGGCTGAATTTTGAACATTTAGCTGAAGAAAAACAAATCGATGCGGTAAAACCGCCGTCTATGTATAAAGTTATACTTAA is part of the Gibbsiella quercinecans genome and encodes:
- the cspD gene encoding cold shock-like protein CspD, with product METGTVKWFNNAKGFGFICPEGGGEDIFAHYSTIKMDGYRTLKAGQQVRFDVHQGPKGNHASLIVPLENEAIA
- a CDS encoding ATP-dependent endonuclease; protein product: MYLERLEIVGFRGINRLSLVLDDNTLLLGENAWGKSSLLDALTLLLAPEQVLYRFEAHDFHFPPGDEAAKERHLQVILTFCEKDTGHAHLPRYRALSPLWVKGEDNLNRIHYRCEGELEDDGTVCTWRSFLDADGNPIHLHHIDKLVLALVRIHPVLRLRDARFVRRLRPNRLANNQPDQAALAQQLEQLTRELVRNPQKLTNNELRQGLAAMQQLLEHYFAEHGSQVARTRRRQPEEQQAWRALDGLNRMAAEPNSRSMRLILLGMFSTLLQAKGDVTLDPHARPLLLVEDPETRLHPIMLSVAWGLLDQLPLQRITTTNSSQLVSLAPIEHVCRLVRGSGRVATYRLGARGLGAEDGRRIAFHIRFNRPSSLFARCWLLVEGETEVWLLNELARQCGYHFESEGVRVIEFAQCGLKPLLKFARRMGIEWHALVDGDEAGKKYANTVRGLLDNHVDIERDRLTALPAMDMEQFMYKEGFSAVYHRVAAVPANAQMPLRKVIQKAVHHSSKPDLAIEVAMQAGEWGTDSVPPLLKKMFSRVIWLARGRAD